A part of Corynebacterium afermentans subsp. lipophilum genomic DNA contains:
- the pcrA gene encoding DNA helicase PcrA produces MTDLTLGLNPQQQAAVVHEGSPLLIVAGAGSGKTAVLTRRIAYLLHNRGVAPWQILAITFTNKAAAEMKERVGQLVGPEAERMWVATFHSVCVRILRQQAQLVPGLNTNFTIYDSDDSRRLLGMIAKDFNLDLKKFTPRTLANGISNLKNELVGPERALADAERTHNPFETTVAKVYAEYQRRLRQSNALDFDDLIGEVVRIFKEHPQVTDYYRRRFRHVLVDEYQDTNHAQYELIHTLVGDGPDAPELAVVGDSDQSIYAFRGATIRNIEEFERDYPNATTIMLEQNYRSTQNILGAANAVISQNEGRRPKKLWTDQGSGEKIVGYVADNEHDEARFIASEIDTLADRGVPYSDMAVMYRTNNASRALEDIFIRSGIPYKVVGGTRFYERREIRDIVAYLKVLENPDDTVSMRRIVNVPKRGIGDKAQAMVALHSENNNQSFGRSLVDATSGNVDMLAKAATNSITRFVDMIRQIRDDMPSMRNEVTGMPDLGALITRVLEDTGYRAELEASNDPQDGARLDNLNELVSVAREFSSEAANQVAYMTDEELNEVMQEGEPAPGSLQAFLEKVSLVADADQLPEHEQGVVTLMTLHTAKGLEFPVVFVTGWEDGQFPHLRALGDPAELAEERRLAYVGITRAKEQLYLTRAILRASWGSPVTNPASRFLAEVPEDLIDWRRLEPERSFSSDAWGASTRSRPPARPRRGGSGAKVHKNLNLAVGDRVNHAKYGLGTVMAVEGSGVRETVTIDFGSSGTVRLMTIGGVPMEKL; encoded by the coding sequence ATGACTGATCTGACCCTGGGATTGAATCCGCAGCAACAGGCCGCCGTCGTCCATGAGGGCAGCCCGCTGCTCATCGTTGCGGGCGCAGGTTCCGGCAAGACTGCGGTGCTCACCCGTCGAATTGCCTATCTGCTGCACAACCGCGGTGTTGCGCCGTGGCAGATCTTGGCCATCACCTTCACTAACAAGGCCGCCGCAGAGATGAAGGAGCGCGTGGGCCAGCTGGTCGGCCCGGAGGCGGAGCGGATGTGGGTGGCCACGTTCCACTCCGTGTGCGTGCGCATCCTGCGCCAACAGGCGCAGCTGGTGCCGGGGCTGAACACCAACTTCACTATCTACGACTCGGACGATTCGCGCCGGCTGCTGGGCATGATTGCCAAGGACTTCAACCTTGATTTGAAGAAGTTCACGCCGCGCACCCTGGCCAACGGCATTTCCAACCTCAAAAACGAGCTTGTCGGCCCGGAGCGTGCGCTGGCGGACGCCGAGCGCACCCACAACCCGTTCGAGACCACGGTGGCCAAGGTCTATGCGGAGTACCAGCGCCGCCTGCGCCAGTCCAACGCCTTGGATTTCGACGACCTCATTGGCGAGGTGGTGCGCATTTTCAAGGAGCACCCCCAGGTCACGGATTATTACCGCCGCCGCTTCCGCCACGTGCTGGTGGACGAGTACCAGGACACCAACCACGCCCAGTACGAGCTCATCCACACCCTTGTCGGCGATGGCCCGGATGCGCCGGAGCTTGCGGTGGTGGGCGATTCGGATCAGTCCATCTACGCGTTCCGTGGCGCGACCATCCGCAACATCGAGGAGTTTGAGCGCGACTACCCGAACGCCACCACGATCATGCTGGAACAGAATTACCGCTCCACGCAGAACATCCTGGGGGCGGCGAATGCGGTGATCTCGCAGAACGAGGGCCGCCGCCCGAAGAAACTGTGGACGGATCAGGGCTCCGGCGAGAAGATCGTCGGCTACGTCGCGGACAATGAGCACGACGAGGCGCGCTTTATCGCCTCCGAGATCGACACCCTTGCCGATAGGGGAGTGCCGTACTCGGACATGGCGGTGATGTACCGCACCAACAACGCCTCCCGCGCGCTCGAGGACATCTTTATCCGCTCCGGCATCCCGTACAAGGTTGTCGGCGGCACGCGCTTCTACGAGCGCCGCGAGATCCGAGACATCGTCGCCTACCTCAAGGTCTTGGAGAACCCGGACGACACGGTGAGCATGCGCCGCATTGTCAACGTGCCCAAGCGCGGCATCGGCGACAAGGCGCAGGCGATGGTGGCGCTGCATTCGGAGAACAACAATCAAAGCTTCGGGCGATCGCTTGTCGACGCCACCTCGGGCAACGTTGACATGCTGGCCAAGGCCGCCACGAACTCGATCACGCGCTTTGTGGACATGATCCGCCAGATACGAGACGACATGCCGTCGATGCGCAACGAGGTCACGGGCATGCCGGACCTGGGTGCGCTGATCACCCGGGTGCTGGAGGACACCGGCTACCGCGCTGAGCTGGAGGCGTCGAACGACCCGCAGGACGGCGCGCGCCTGGACAACCTCAACGAGCTGGTCTCTGTCGCCCGGGAGTTCTCCTCCGAAGCCGCGAACCAGGTGGCGTACATGACGGACGAGGAGCTCAACGAGGTGATGCAGGAAGGCGAACCTGCCCCGGGCTCCCTGCAGGCGTTCCTGGAGAAGGTCTCCTTGGTGGCGGACGCGGACCAGCTGCCGGAGCACGAGCAAGGCGTGGTCACGCTGATGACGCTGCACACGGCGAAGGGCCTGGAGTTCCCCGTGGTGTTTGTCACCGGGTGGGAGGACGGGCAGTTTCCGCACCTGCGTGCCCTGGGGGACCCGGCGGAGCTCGCCGAGGAGCGCCGCCTGGCGTACGTGGGCATCACCCGTGCGAAGGAGCAGCTCTACCTGACGCGAGCGATCCTGCGCGCTTCTTGGGGCTCCCCGGTGACCAACCCCGCCAGTCGCTTCCTCGCAGAGGTCCCGGAGGACCTCATCGACTGGCGCCGGTTGGAACCGGAGCGTTCGTTCAGCTCTGACGCGTGGGGCGCGTCCACCCGCTCCCGCCCGCCGGCCCGCCCCCGCCGGGGCGGGTCCGGGGCCAAGGTGCACAAGAACCTCAACCTGGCTGTGGGGGACCGGGTCAATCACGCCAAGTACGGGCTTGGCACCGTGATGGCGGTGGAGGGCTCGGGCGTGCGGGAAACGGTGACGATTGACTTCGGCTCCTCGGGCACTGTCCGTTTGATGACGATCGGCGGCGTGCCCATGGAGAAGCTCTAG
- a CDS encoding M23 family metallopeptidase, protein MNRRLTSSIAAVSAAAAMALTLAPAPATALTVTMGGATISDAGQAMGAVAKAAGAIKESGATITAGDYKIVYDPRALEAPLAAAFAPAKGSDWVAPQRGRTADGRTVVTPASGRFTSGFGPRWGSMHQGIDIANDLGTPIYAAMDGTVISAGPASGFGNWVVIKHDGGEVSVYGHMRYYDVSVGQRVTAGQKIASIGSEGQSTGPHLHFEIKPDGVNQVDPVPWFAAQGIKI, encoded by the coding sequence ATGAACCGACGTCTCACTTCGAGCATCGCAGCCGTCTCGGCCGCAGCGGCAATGGCGCTCACCCTGGCGCCCGCGCCTGCTACCGCACTGACCGTCACTATGGGTGGCGCAACCATCTCCGACGCGGGCCAAGCTATGGGCGCAGTTGCGAAAGCCGCAGGCGCTATCAAGGAAAGTGGCGCGACGATTACCGCAGGCGACTACAAGATCGTCTACGACCCCCGCGCTCTCGAGGCCCCGCTCGCCGCTGCGTTCGCTCCGGCGAAAGGCAGCGACTGGGTGGCGCCGCAGCGCGGCCGCACCGCCGACGGCCGCACCGTGGTCACCCCGGCATCCGGCCGATTCACTTCAGGCTTCGGCCCGCGCTGGGGCAGCATGCACCAGGGCATCGACATTGCTAATGACCTGGGCACCCCGATTTACGCCGCCATGGACGGCACCGTCATCTCCGCAGGCCCGGCAAGCGGTTTCGGCAACTGGGTCGTAATTAAGCACGACGGCGGCGAAGTGTCCGTCTACGGCCACATGCGCTACTACGACGTCTCCGTGGGCCAGCGCGTCACCGCCGGACAGAAGATCGCCTCCATCGGCAGCGAGGGCCAGTCCACCGGCCCGCACCTCCACTTCGAGATCAAGCCGGACGGCGTGAACCAGGTGGACCCGGTGCCGTGGTTCGCCGCCCAAGGCATCAAGATCTAG
- a CDS encoding M23 family metallopeptidase — protein MFNSKKQGGKHRKQTPNKGRVAVVAAATGAVSTAGFSGLVAGALTSNQDAEQGQNIKLAADADELQNADPEVTEASTEETPQILSIAEYKPVENLTEQLDKAIQHSDEVARLDEAARAPLFTKPAEGAFTSGFGMRWGSMHNGVDIANTPGTTIRAVAAGTVIDSGPAQGYGNWIRIRHEDGSISVYGHMQTLHVAVGEAVESGQDIAGMGSMGFSTGSHLHFEIWPDGATPSDPAPWLAARGINL, from the coding sequence ATGTTCAACTCTAAGAAGCAGGGCGGCAAGCACCGCAAGCAGACCCCCAACAAGGGGCGCGTTGCCGTCGTCGCAGCAGCCACCGGCGCTGTGTCCACCGCTGGTTTCTCCGGCCTCGTTGCAGGTGCCCTCACCAGCAACCAGGACGCCGAGCAGGGGCAGAACATCAAGCTCGCCGCAGATGCCGACGAGCTGCAGAACGCGGATCCGGAAGTGACCGAGGCCTCCACCGAAGAGACCCCGCAGATCCTGTCCATCGCCGAGTACAAGCCGGTGGAAAACCTTACCGAGCAGCTCGACAAGGCCATCCAGCACTCCGACGAGGTTGCCCGCCTGGACGAGGCCGCCCGCGCTCCGCTGTTTACCAAGCCGGCCGAGGGCGCTTTCACCTCCGGTTTCGGCATGCGCTGGGGCTCGATGCACAACGGCGTCGACATTGCCAACACCCCGGGCACCACGATCCGCGCCGTTGCCGCCGGCACCGTGATCGACTCTGGTCCGGCGCAGGGCTACGGCAACTGGATCCGTATCCGCCACGAAGATGGCTCCATCTCCGTTTACGGCCACATGCAGACCCTCCACGTCGCCGTCGGCGAGGCCGTCGAGTCCGGCCAGGACATCGCCGGCATGGGCTCGATGGGCTTCTCCACCGGCTCCCACCTCCACTTTGAGATCTGGCCAGACGGTGCCACCCCGTCCGATCCGGCTCCGTGGCTCGCAGCCCGAGGCATCAACCTCTAG
- a CDS encoding cell division protein PerM — protein sequence MSTTPNQRPRQSDVRRQRRKGASKRKITGIKRPAANDKVPATAKERVRHYLPYAIVPNLALVLGLVALCFAVILIAGWSLTYFPGAVGEAWFALHGVPLLIDGVSLTAMPLLPAVGVAAVVAVQVRKATAGRVSVLDLLTLLGLTLGLPLVISAIALFMVFDASHVYPVGMPPVVAAFAYPLIVHLLGFIIGVRRVVWHALAKRSGIPAEAVDAGADAANLVLRLLAAAAVVFLVALAFGYARVGELVSQFPQLGVAGGTALVALSLLYLPNAAVAQLAVLLGGSFEAAGAGVSLFAASNVAYPPLPLFAAIPAQMPQWAPVLLVVPAAVLAHAFVVKPMTLEGVAATATWTALMGALLGIFSAGGAGAYGLVGTDPFALALSLFIWVALTGALVRGVALVRQRASTRSGS from the coding sequence ATGAGCACCACACCCAACCAGAGGCCGCGTCAGTCGGACGTGCGCCGCCAGCGTCGCAAAGGCGCAAGCAAGCGCAAGATCACGGGCATCAAACGCCCGGCTGCGAACGACAAGGTTCCTGCCACCGCGAAGGAGCGCGTGCGCCACTACCTGCCGTACGCGATCGTGCCGAACTTGGCGTTGGTGCTCGGGCTTGTCGCGTTGTGTTTCGCGGTGATCCTCATTGCCGGTTGGAGCCTCACGTATTTCCCCGGTGCGGTCGGTGAGGCATGGTTCGCGCTCCACGGCGTGCCGTTGCTTATCGACGGCGTCTCGCTCACCGCAATGCCGCTCCTGCCCGCAGTGGGTGTCGCGGCTGTGGTGGCGGTACAGGTGCGTAAAGCCACCGCGGGCCGCGTCAGTGTGCTTGACCTGCTGACCCTGCTCGGGCTTACGCTCGGCCTGCCGCTCGTGATCAGTGCCATCGCGTTGTTTATGGTCTTCGACGCCTCGCACGTGTACCCGGTTGGGATGCCGCCTGTCGTCGCGGCGTTTGCCTACCCGCTGATCGTGCATCTGTTGGGCTTCATTATCGGGGTGCGGCGAGTGGTGTGGCACGCCCTGGCAAAGCGCAGCGGCATCCCAGCCGAGGCTGTAGATGCCGGGGCGGACGCCGCGAACCTCGTTCTCCGCCTGCTCGCGGCGGCGGCCGTAGTCTTCCTCGTCGCCCTCGCCTTCGGCTACGCCCGCGTCGGTGAGCTGGTCTCGCAGTTCCCGCAACTCGGCGTCGCCGGGGGAACTGCTCTGGTGGCGTTGAGCCTGCTGTACCTGCCTAACGCGGCGGTCGCACAGCTGGCGGTGCTACTCGGCGGCAGCTTCGAGGCCGCCGGGGCGGGTGTGAGCCTGTTCGCCGCCTCCAACGTGGCTTACCCGCCGCTGCCGCTGTTCGCGGCGATCCCGGCGCAGATGCCGCAGTGGGCTCCGGTGCTGTTGGTTGTGCCGGCGGCGGTGCTGGCGCATGCGTTCGTCGTCAAGCCGATGACCCTCGAGGGTGTGGCGGCGACCGCGACGTGGACCGCGCTCATGGGAGCGCTGCTGGGGATCTTCTCGGCTGGGGGTGCCGGTGCCTACGGTCTCGTCGGAACTGATCCGTTCGCGCTCGCATTGTCGCTGTTTATCTGGGTGGCGCTGACCGGCGCGCTTGTGCGCGGGGTGGCGCTGGTGAGGCAACGCGCCTCCACGCGCAGCGGGAGTTAG
- the purN gene encoding phosphoribosylglycinamide formyltransferase translates to MSDSAKSVAVLASGTGTLLKAIIDNQENRYRVDIVVADQICPALQRAKNAGIRTAVVPMETNRNTWNDKMVAAVASVEPDLVVSAGFMRLLGPAFVQEFEGRTINAHPSLLPSFPGAHAVRDALEHGVKVTGCTVHYVDAGLDSGEIIAQRAVEVQPGDTEWELHERIKKVEREQIVHLLRNLEIANGKAVFDV, encoded by the coding sequence GTGAGTGACTCTGCGAAATCGGTGGCCGTCCTCGCGTCGGGCACCGGCACCTTGCTGAAAGCGATCATCGATAACCAAGAGAACCGCTACCGCGTTGACATCGTGGTGGCGGATCAAATTTGTCCAGCGCTGCAACGGGCAAAAAACGCTGGCATCCGTACGGCCGTGGTGCCGATGGAGACAAACCGCAACACTTGGAACGACAAAATGGTGGCCGCTGTGGCCTCCGTCGAGCCGGACTTGGTGGTTTCTGCGGGGTTCATGCGGCTGCTCGGCCCGGCGTTCGTGCAGGAATTCGAGGGGCGAACGATCAACGCCCACCCGTCGCTTTTGCCGTCGTTTCCAGGGGCGCACGCGGTGCGCGATGCGCTGGAGCACGGCGTGAAGGTCACCGGCTGCACGGTGCACTACGTGGACGCCGGCCTGGACAGTGGCGAGATCATCGCCCAGCGCGCCGTTGAGGTGCAGCCGGGGGATACAGAGTGGGAGCTCCACGAACGCATTAAGAAGGTGGAGCGCGAACAGATCGTTCACCTGCTCCGCAACCTCGAAATTGCAAACGGAAAGGCTGTATTTGATGTCTAA